A window of Phocoena phocoena chromosome 6, mPhoPho1.1, whole genome shotgun sequence contains these coding sequences:
- the KDM4C gene encoding lysine-specific demethylase 4C isoform X4, translated as MEVAKVESPLNPSCKIMTFRPCMEEFREFNKYLAYMESKGAHRAGLAKVIPPKEWKPRQCYDDIDNLLIPAPIQQMVTGQSGLFTQYNIQKKAMTVKEFRQLANSGKYCTPRYLDYEDLERKYWKNLTFVAPIYGADINGSIYDEVYFYYSGFCKASFHVTIFLTVFSGREVVICCALCDP; from the exons ATGGAGGTGGCCAAGGTGGAGAGTCCACTCAACCCCAGCTGTAAGATCATGACCTTCAGACCCTGCATGGAGGAATTCCGGGAGTTCAACAAATACCTCGCATACATGGAGTCTAAAGGAGCCCATCGAGCGGGTCTTGCAAAG gTTATTCCTCCTAAGGAGTGGAAGCCAAGGCAGTGCTATGATGACATTGACAATTTGCTTATTCCAGCGCCAATTCAGCAGATGGTCACAGGGCAGTCAGGACTGTTCACTCAATACAACATCCAGAAAAAAGCCATGACAGTGAAGGAGTTCAGGCAGCTGGCCAACAGTGGCAA GTATTGTACTCCGAGATACTTGGATTATGAAGATTTGGAGCGCAAGTACTGGAAGAACTTAACCTTCGTGGCACCTATCTATGGTGCAGACATTAATGGGAGCATATATGATGAGGTATATTTCTATTACAGTGGGTTTTGTAAAGCATCATTTCATGTTACCATTTTTCTTACCGTTTTCAGTGGTCGAGAAGTAGTCATTTGTTGTGCTTTGTGTGACCCATAA